The following coding sequences are from one Diadema setosum chromosome 9, eeDiaSeto1, whole genome shotgun sequence window:
- the LOC140233282 gene encoding UDP-glucuronosyltransferase 2A3-like has protein sequence MTWSVLHFGLMTVILHCGVLIRCSSGANILISLTNAMSTKSHSYSLARIAEGLIERGHYVTVLAASNKGTMGFRKSSHNDSIIYPIPYTREETDALQDSFTRVSFRKQSILDYAEVLPVAQEFFGVVAAGCKSLFAQPSHLQRLRNRSFHAIIGIPFCPCDALLAEYLNISFIAFTATFRYETFNEELLGIPTPNAYVPFPLYEALTDEMTFLQRLYNLFYRFAFVKYLTYVWSKPFVALQMEHNISTKLTIREILGKTQLWLAHTNFALDFPRPTAPAWVPVGGLLAKPPDPLQQV, from the coding sequence ATGACTTGGTCGGTACTCCACTTTGGCCTGATGACTGTAATTCTGCACTGCGGTGTGTTGATCCGCTGCTCTTCTGGtgcaaatattttgatttcactCACGAATGCCATGAGCACTAAGAGTCACAGCTACAGCCTGGCCAGGATAGCCGAAGGACTCATCGAGAGGGGGCACTATGTCACCGTGCTCGCGGCTTCCAACAAAGGCACCATGGGATTCCGGAAGTCATCTCACAACGACAGCATCATCTACCCCATCCCTTACACCCGGGAGGAGACGGACGCGCTGCAAGATTCCTTCACCAGGGTGTCCTTCCGGAAGCAGTCCATCCTGGATTATGCCGAGGTGCTCCCCGTCGCTCAGGAGTTCTTCGGCGTTGTTGCAGCCGGTTGCAAGAGTCTCTTTGCTCAACCATCCCATCTGCAACGACTGCGAAATAGATCCTTCCATGCGATCATCGGGATTCCCTTCTGTCCCTGCGACGCGCTGCTGGCCGAGTACCTCAACATCAGCTTCATCGCCTTCACGGCGACCTTCCGCTACGAGACGTTCAACGAAGAGCTGCTCGGAATCCCGACGCCCAATGCCTACGTTCCGTTCCCGCTCTACGAAGCTTTGACGGACGAAATGACCTTCCTCCAACGCCTCTACAACCTCTTCTACCGCTTCGCCTTCGTCAAATATCTGACCTACGTCTGGTCCAAGCCTTTCGTGGCCCTGCAAATGGAACACAACATCTCGACGAAGTTGACCATCAGGGAGATACTTGGAAAGACGCAGCTGTGGTTGGCTCACACTAACTTCGCCCTCGACTTCCCTCGCCCGACGGCGCCGGCGTGGGTGCCCGTCGGCGGTCTCTTGGCCAAACCTCCAGACCCATTACAGCAGGTATGA